A genomic stretch from Bradyrhizobium sp. 195 includes:
- a CDS encoding FecR family protein gives MATGFVLAIANFLPSAARAQIDSAKPAVATPASKPIGKVVAATGSVTIEHAGAVVVQANVSSEPARTKTGDSVYLGDVVLTGADGRVGINFTDGSSFNLSSNARMVLDHYVYEPDGKSNATLFNLAKGTFTFVAGSVAKTGDMKVDTPVATLGIRGTTPHIEISDDGSARFSTLIEEGNSKLLKKPPAVAAPKPDRSANRRLNICRGC, from the coding sequence TTGGCGACCGGCTTTGTTTTGGCGATTGCCAATTTCTTGCCGAGTGCGGCTCGAGCGCAAATCGATTCCGCCAAGCCCGCCGTCGCTACCCCGGCTTCGAAACCGATTGGGAAGGTGGTGGCGGCAACAGGCTCGGTCACGATCGAACATGCGGGCGCAGTGGTCGTTCAGGCGAATGTCTCGAGCGAGCCCGCCCGGACCAAGACGGGTGATTCCGTATATCTCGGTGATGTGGTGCTGACCGGGGCCGACGGCCGGGTCGGCATCAACTTTACCGATGGCAGCTCGTTCAATCTATCGAGCAACGCCCGCATGGTGTTGGATCATTATGTGTATGAGCCGGACGGCAAGTCCAATGCGACCCTGTTCAATCTCGCCAAGGGAACGTTCACTTTTGTTGCGGGCAGTGTCGCCAAGACCGGTGACATGAAGGTCGATACTCCCGTCGCCACGCTGGGGATCCGAGGCACGACGCCGCATATCGAGATTTCGGATGATGGGTCAGCCAGATTTTCGACCCTGATTGAAGAGGGCAACAGCAAGCTCCTGAAGAAGCCGCCGGCAGTCGCTGCGCCGAAGCCCGATCGAAGCGCCAATCGCAGACTCAATATCTGTCGCGGATGCTGA